A window from Halopelagius inordinatus encodes these proteins:
- a CDS encoding FAD-dependent oxidoreductase, protein MSDDTNVTNGTEQHPTESVWMSTTDRTSYPPLDGDREVDVAVVGGGITGLTAATKLSEEGKDVAVVESGRIVEGVTGKTTAKLTLQHGLIYDHLRSEFGDTLARQYADANQDAIETVRDRVERYDIDCDFDRTPAYTYTESAEKRSDIADEVEAARALDIPAEFVEETPLPFDVEAAIRVDDQARFHPRKYLLALAEAVEDAGNDVFERTKATDVESGDGNRVVTERGTLTADAVVVATHFPLLDHRLFFSRLYPHRSYVVTIRTDDAPSEGMYYRAEEPGRSLRTKVAGEDDLLIVGGEGHKTGQGDEKERYRRLERYAGEQFEVESMPYRWSTQDFSTPDKVPFVGRLGPTTDGIYVGTGYGGWGMTNGTAAGELLADLALGRSNPYESVFDPTRLSKSSAGKALKENTEVAKEFVGGWAKSLFGSDTVTPPAGESRIVRHDGKPYGLYRDEDGELHAVSAVCTHMDCIVDWNDAEKSWDCPCHGSRFGVDGSVIDGPAVEDLPRPGSDD, encoded by the coding sequence ATGAGCGACGATACCAACGTGACGAACGGCACCGAACAGCACCCGACAGAGTCCGTCTGGATGTCGACGACCGATAGAACGTCGTACCCGCCGCTCGACGGCGACAGAGAGGTCGACGTCGCCGTCGTCGGCGGCGGTATCACCGGACTGACCGCGGCGACGAAACTCTCAGAAGAGGGAAAAGACGTCGCCGTCGTCGAATCCGGTCGAATCGTAGAGGGGGTGACGGGGAAGACGACGGCGAAGTTGACGCTCCAGCACGGGCTGATATACGACCACCTCCGCTCGGAGTTCGGCGACACGTTGGCGCGGCAGTACGCCGACGCGAATCAAGACGCCATAGAGACGGTCCGAGACCGGGTCGAACGGTACGATATCGACTGCGACTTCGACCGGACCCCGGCCTACACGTACACCGAATCCGCCGAGAAACGCTCCGACATCGCCGACGAAGTCGAGGCCGCCCGAGCCCTCGATATCCCCGCGGAGTTCGTCGAGGAGACGCCCCTCCCCTTCGACGTCGAGGCGGCTATCCGCGTCGACGACCAAGCGCGCTTTCACCCGCGGAAGTACCTCCTCGCTCTCGCGGAGGCCGTCGAAGACGCCGGAAACGACGTCTTCGAACGGACGAAAGCGACGGACGTGGAGTCCGGCGACGGGAACCGAGTGGTCACCGAACGCGGGACGCTGACGGCCGACGCCGTCGTCGTCGCGACGCATTTCCCACTTCTCGACCACCGCCTCTTTTTCTCTCGCCTCTATCCTCACCGCTCGTACGTCGTGACGATTCGAACAGACGACGCGCCGAGTGAGGGGATGTACTACCGCGCGGAGGAACCCGGACGGTCGCTTCGCACCAAAGTCGCCGGAGAGGACGACCTGCTCATCGTCGGCGGCGAGGGACACAAGACGGGGCAGGGAGACGAGAAAGAGCGCTACAGACGCCTCGAACGGTACGCGGGCGAGCAGTTCGAAGTCGAGTCGATGCCGTACCGGTGGTCGACGCAGGATTTCTCGACGCCGGACAAGGTCCCGTTCGTCGGACGCCTCGGCCCCACGACCGACGGTATCTACGTCGGCACGGGGTACGGCGGATGGGGGATGACGAACGGGACGGCGGCGGGCGAACTCCTCGCGGACCTCGCGCTCGGCCGGTCGAACCCCTACGAGTCGGTGTTCGACCCGACGCGACTCTCGAAGTCGAGCGCCGGGAAGGCACTCAAAGAGAACACCGAGGTGGCAAAGGAGTTCGTCGGGGGGTGGGCAAAGAGCCTGTTCGGGTCCGACACGGTCACGCCGCCCGCGGGCGAGTCGCGAATCGTCCGCCACGACGGCAAACCGTACGGCCTCTATCGCGACGAGGACGGCGAACTCCACGCCGTCTCCGCCGTCTGCACGCACATGGACTGCATCGTCGACTGGAACGACGCGGAGAAGTCGTGGGACTGTCCCTGTCACGGGTCGCGGTTCGGAGTCGACGGGTCGGTCATCGACGGCCCCGCAGTCGAGGACCTGCCTCGTCCCGGGTCCGACGACTGA
- a CDS encoding DUF7130 family rubredoxin-like protein produces the protein MSSYGETPNDDDRAEVNELAFGTTLYTEDGTEVGTIRGMTNAGVFVTVREGVEELSVEHARSGHNFGMAELMWRCTICGEMGEIGKTDGGLPEACPNCDARKEEMTYWTED, from the coding sequence ATGAGTAGTTACGGAGAGACGCCGAACGACGACGACAGAGCGGAGGTCAACGAACTGGCGTTCGGGACGACCCTGTACACCGAGGACGGGACGGAAGTCGGGACGATTCGAGGGATGACGAACGCGGGCGTGTTCGTGACGGTCAGAGAGGGCGTAGAGGAACTCTCCGTCGAACACGCGCGTTCGGGCCACAACTTCGGAATGGCCGAACTGATGTGGCGGTGCACCATCTGCGGCGAGATGGGCGAGATAGGGAAAACGGACGGCGGACTGCCCGAAGCGTGTCCCAACTGCGACGCACGGAAAGAAGAGATGACGTACTGGACCGAAGACTAG
- a CDS encoding mechanosensitive ion channel family protein → MAQMVAFLPRLVSALLILVIG, encoded by the coding sequence ATAGCACAGATGGTCGCGTTCCTGCCACGACTCGTCAGCGCGTTGCTCATCCTCGTCATCGGATAG
- a CDS encoding DUF7553 family protein — protein MMANVSRLIDIGDNLKRAREETDGDIDEELDAVQAQLPEFSDRTRADEEDTLDTIDDHLETLETRTDGAATEEIRAARSRIRAVGNSQTGAADSVSVIDAETRYADAGTDRIEGETGGDEVEFWVVLENEGEERRVTVEIPFYRDEQEVARVRGESVRLGSSEQETVTLITEVPDGAEYYAVDIGTTEAGDGPSSGEER, from the coding sequence ATGATGGCGAACGTGTCCCGGCTTATCGACATCGGAGACAACCTCAAACGAGCGCGCGAGGAGACGGACGGCGATATCGACGAGGAACTCGACGCCGTCCAAGCGCAGTTACCGGAGTTCAGCGACCGAACGCGGGCGGACGAGGAGGATACGCTCGACACCATCGACGACCACCTCGAAACGTTGGAGACGCGGACCGACGGGGCCGCGACGGAGGAGATACGCGCCGCCCGCAGTCGGATTCGCGCCGTCGGAAACTCGCAGACCGGAGCGGCAGACAGCGTTTCCGTCATCGACGCGGAGACGAGATACGCGGACGCCGGGACGGACCGAATCGAAGGAGAGACGGGCGGAGACGAAGTCGAGTTCTGGGTGGTGCTCGAAAACGAGGGCGAAGAACGGCGGGTCACCGTCGAGATACCGTTCTACCGCGACGAGCAAGAGGTAGCGCGGGTCAGAGGCGAGTCGGTGCGCCTCGGTTCGAGCGAACAGGAGACGGTCACGCTCATCACCGAGGTTCCCGACGGGGCGGAGTACTACGCCGTCGATATCGGCACCACCGAGGCGGGAGACGGCCCCTCGTCAGGAGAGGAGCGATGA
- a CDS encoding universal stress protein yields MPTSDADDSPVRPTSLDNILVPHDTRKESVAAAGHAFRIAQMAGSTVHGLYAVESSSVLNGPPSDSSEYTHEEIDSLVREELERQGDAALTQMADRAESRGVPFVREIRTESVAEAILDYADEHDIDMIVMGKGRQKIDGPSNIGGNLLHVLQWTDIPVLTVCNPVQL; encoded by the coding sequence ATGCCTACGAGCGATGCGGATGACTCCCCAGTACGTCCCACGTCCCTCGACAACATCCTCGTCCCACACGACACGAGAAAGGAATCAGTCGCGGCCGCGGGCCACGCTTTCAGAATCGCGCAGATGGCGGGTTCGACGGTGCACGGTCTGTACGCCGTCGAATCGTCGAGCGTACTCAACGGCCCTCCGTCCGACAGCAGCGAGTACACGCACGAGGAGATTGACTCCTTGGTCCGAGAAGAACTCGAACGGCAGGGCGACGCCGCACTCACGCAGATGGCCGACCGTGCGGAATCGCGCGGCGTTCCGTTCGTCCGCGAGATACGGACGGAATCGGTCGCAGAGGCCATTTTAGACTACGCCGACGAACACGATATCGACATGATCGTGATGGGCAAAGGACGACAGAAGATAGACGGCCCGTCGAACATCGGCGGGAACCTCCTTCACGTTCTCCAGTGGACGGACATACCCGTCCTCACGGTCTGTAATCCCGTTCAGCTGTAG